GGATAGAAAGAAAAACAGCAACCACGGATGACGAAGGCCTAAATAAATAAGCACGATAACAATTAAAAAGGTGACGAACGGATTTTGTTTTGATTTCTTTTTATGCGCGTCGGGGCGTCCTTCTCCTTCAAAAGTTTTATAAATAGCCACCACGGTTTTTGCGATGCCGACATTTATTTTTCCTTCTTTTGCGTACGGAACGAAATAGTCGCGCAAGAGGCGCGTGGCTTTGGCATCATTAAGAATTTCTTCGAGGCCGTAGCCTACTTCAATGCGTGCTTTGCGTTCTGTGGGGGCCACCAAAAACAAAAGACCATTATCTTTTCCCTTCTGCCCAATTTTCCAATTTTCAAAAAGTTTGACCGCATAATCTTCCACGGTCATTCCTTCCAATGAAGGAACTGTGACAACTGCCAGTTCAATGCCGCTCACTTGTTTGAATTTTCCCGATTCCTCTTCCAGAGCGGAAAGCATTTCGGGACTTAAAACAGAGGCAAAGTCGTTGACATAGCCTTGGGGAGAAGGTAAGGCCCAGCTGACGCTGGGAAGACAAAAATTAAATATCAAAAAGCAAAAATAAATAAAAAGGGGGAGGAAATGAGATTTAAAAAAACGCATATTTTTTTGACGACACTTCTGATAGCGACTTTATCCATCCAATGCAAAGGGAAAGAGGAGAAAAAAATGACACCACCTGCACCTACTGCCGCCGCACAAACAACAACGGGTCCGTGGCAAGCCA
The DNA window shown above is from Deltaproteobacteria bacterium and carries:
- a CDS encoding TPM domain-containing protein is translated as MIFNFCLPSVSWALPSPQGYVNDFASVLSPEMLSALEEESGKFKQVSGIELAVVTVPSLEGMTVEDYAVKLFENWKIGQKGKDNGLLFLVAPTERKARIEVGYGLEEILNDAKATRLLRDYFVPYAKEGKINVGIAKTVVAIYKTFEGEGRPDAHKKKSKQNPFVTFLIVIVLIYLGLRHPWLLFFFLSGSSRSSGSGGFGGGGGFGGFGGGSSGGGGGSSSW